From the Coffea arabica cultivar ET-39 unplaced genomic scaffold, Coffea Arabica ET-39 HiFi ptg000200l, whole genome shotgun sequence genome, one window contains:
- the LOC140032833 gene encoding LEAF RUST 10 DISEASE-RESISTANCEUS RECEPTOR-LIKE PROTEIN KINASE-like 1.1 isoform X2, whose amino-acid sequence MRNSVIRLHDYKLEHLLAVKSCEYFDFGVMPLTNYSSISYSILPNIALYGCKRSPETSQKLADSFSGYKQYDNCGEPNNGFIIYYQNPEHHAPPVNLGGDIQSLCKNVTLPVVSRHDYSENADLFQLLTAEFDLEWHLSEDCSNCQLEGHECRIEWSQSWVPHCVYPKKGKKNLKVILPIVLPISASIVIVLALLFIRHRKNKMNFASYFLSRNTSEPSSNLDLEGGSVYFGVPVFSYSELEEATNSFDASKELGDGGFGTVYFGKLRDGREVAVKRLYEHNFKRMEQFMNEIQILTRLRHRNLVTLYGCTSRRCRELLLVYEYIPNGTVADHLHGDRAKDKHLTWQHRMNVAIETADALAYLHNSDIIHRDVKTNNILLDHNFCVKVADFGLSRLFPNDVSHISTAPQGTPGYVDPEYHQCYQLTDKSDVYSFGVVLIELISSMPAVDISRHRHEINLANLAINRIQKCAFDELIDPSLEYKSDTEVWRMTTSVAELAFRCLQLEKDMRPKMEEVVETLKEIKNCKDTSIDKTDETDEKAVESRKATVASPESEDIVLLKNVKCPSSPNSVADVWASSSSTTSASR is encoded by the exons TTCTTCCATTTCATATTCGATTCTGCCAAATATTGCGCTCTACGGATGCAAGAGAAGCCCCGAAACAAGCCAGAAGCTGGCTGATTCTTTCAGCGGATACAAACAATATGACAATTGTGGTGAACCTAATAATGGCTTCATCATTTACTATCAAAATCCAGAACATCACGCTCCACCAGTGAACCTCGGTGGAGACATTCAATCACTCTGTAAAAATGTCACTCTTCCCGTAGTCTCCCGGCATGATTACTCAGAGAACGCCGACTTGTTTCAGTTATTGACTGCTGAGTTCGATCTTGAGTGGCATCTCTCTGAAGATTGCTCTAATTGTCAACTTGAAGGACACGAGTGTCGGATTGAATGGAGTCAGAGCTGGGTTCCGCATTGTGTCTATCCTAAAAAAG GAAAGAAGAACTTGAAAGTCATTCTGCCCATAG tTTTACCTATTAGTGCATCCATAGTTATAGTCCTGGCGCTCCTTTTTATTCGGCACCGCAAGAACAAGATGAATTTCGCCTCGTACTTCCTCTCAAGAAACACTTCAGAACCCTCCTCAAATCTGGACCTTGAAGGTGGCAGCGTTTACTTTGGAGTGCCCGTCTTCTCCTACTCTGAACTTGAAGAAGCTACTAATAGTTTTGATGCCTCTAAAGAACTTGGAGACGGAGGTTTTGGAACTGTATACTTTG GCAAGCTTCGCGATGGAAGAGAAGTAGCAGTTAAGCGTCTTTATGAGCACAACTTCAAGCGAATGGAGCAATTCAtgaatgaaattcaaattctaACCCGTCTGAGGCACCGGAATCTTGTTACTCTATATGGCTGCACTTCTAGACGTTGTCGTGAACTCCTCCTTGTTTATGAGTACATTCCTAATGGCACAGTTGCCGATCATCTCCATGGTGATAGAGCCAAGGATAAGCACCTCACCTGGCAACACAGGATGAATGTTGCCATTGAAACCGCTGATGCGTTGGCCTATCTCCACAATTCAGATATTATTCACCGTGATGTGAAGACTAATAACATACTCCTTGATCATAACTTCTGTGTCAAAGTTGCAGATTTTGGACTTTCCAGGCTGTTCCCAAATGATGTCAGTCATATCTCAACTGCTCCACAGGGGACTCCTGGGTACGTGGATCCAGAGTATCATCAATGCTACCAGCTTACCGATAAAAGTGATGTTTATAGCTTTGGTGTCGTCCTCATTGAGCTCATATCATCAATGCCAGCAGTCGACATAAGCAGGCACAGGCATGAGATCAATCTAGCTAACTTGGCAATAAACAGGATTCAGAAATGTGCGTTTGATGAGTTGATTGATCCATCTCTTGAATACAAATCAGATACCGAGGTTTGGAGGATGACAACTTCAGTAGCAGAGTTAGCTTTCAGGTGTTTGCAGCTTGAGAAGGACATGAGGCCGAAAATGGAGGAGGTCGTGGAGACCTTGAAGGAGATAAAGAATTGCAAAGATACTTCAATTGATAAGACAGATGAGACTGATGAAAAGGCTGTTGAGTCTAGAAAAGCAACAGTCGCTTCGCCAGAATCAGAAGACATTGTATTGTTGAAGAATGTAAAATGTCCATCTTCGCCGAATTCCGTGGCTGATGTATGGGCTAGTAGCTCCTCTACTACTAGTGCTAGTAGATGA
- the LOC140032836 gene encoding nicotinamide adenine dinucleotide transporter 1, chloroplastic-like isoform X2, with product MSSAAGGGGYCRSYREIIWDAGAGAAAGSVIITSLQNIVRNEGFRGLYRGLSPTLAALLPNWAVYFSVYGHLKSLLHSHVDSSGQSTIAANVIAASGAGAATAVAANPLWVVKTRLQTQRMRQGVVPYHGILSALRRIAHEEGIRGWYSGLLPSLAGISHVAIQFPAYEHLKAYLAKRNSKKINELRPGEVAIASSMSKVVASLMTYPHEVVRSRLQEQGRLRNPEIHYAGVIDCIKKIFLREGLPGFYRGCATNLLRTTPSAVITFTSYEMIHRFLQSAIPPAERRSKAQPKPDSNIDSQNSTAGNEAKSSVSDQSQNTSNQRTFIPLATPDKLTTRQ from the exons ATGTCCAGCGCCGCCGGCGGCGGCGGCTACTGTCGGAGCTATAGAGAGATCATATGGGACGCCGGCGCCGGTGCCGCTGCAG GCAGTGTCATTATTACAAGCCTACAAAATATAGTACGAAATGAAGGTTTCCGGGGATTGTATCGGGGCCTTTCACCCACATTAGCCGCATTACTTCCAAATTGGGCA GTATACTTCTCTGTTTACGGACATCTCAAAAGCCTGTTGCATTCACATG TGGATAGCAGTGGTCAGTCAACAATTGCTGCAAATGTGATTGCTGCTTCTGGTGCTGGGGCTGCAACAGCTGTTGCAGCAAATCCCTTGTGGGTTGTTAAGACCCGACTCCAG aCACAGAGAATGAGGCAGGGTGTGGTTCCTTACCATGGCATATTATCTGCTTTGAGACGAATAGCACATGAAGAAGGAATTCGAGGATGGTACAG TGGCCTTCTTCCATCTTTAGCTGGGATAAGTCACGTGGCAATCCAATTTCCGGCATATGAACATTTGAAGGCCTACTTGGCAAAAAGGA ATAGCAAAAAAATCAATGAGCTGAGACCTGGGGAGGTTGCAATTGCCTCTTCAATGTCTAAAGTTGTTGCCTCTTTAATGACTTACCCACATGAG GTTGTGCGTTCCAGGCTGCAAGAGCAAGGCCGACTAAGGAACCCTGAGATCCATTATGCAGGTGTTATAGATTGCATTAAGAAGATTTTCCTTAGAGAGGGTCTTCCTGGGTTTTACCGTGGCTGTGCAACTAATCTTTTGAGAACAACTCCATCTGCGGTTATTACTTTTACATCTTATGAAATGATACATAGATTTTTGCAGAGTGCTATTCCTCCAGCAGAGAGGCGTTCAAAAGCACAACCTAAACCTGATAGCAATATTGATTCCCAGAATAGTACTGCAGGAAATGAAGCTAAGAGCAGTGTTTCAGATCAATCTCAAAATACATCTAACCAAAGAACTTTTATTCCTTTGGCAACTCCTGACAAGCTAACAACTAGACAGTGA
- the LOC140032836 gene encoding nicotinamide adenine dinucleotide transporter 1, chloroplastic-like isoform X1 produces the protein MSSAAGGGGYCRSYREIIWDAGAGAAAGAIAATFVCPLDVIKTRLQVYGLPEMARSGHRGSVIITSLQNIVRNEGFRGLYRGLSPTLAALLPNWAVYFSVYGHLKSLLHSHVDSSGQSTIAANVIAASGAGAATAVAANPLWVVKTRLQTQRMRQGVVPYHGILSALRRIAHEEGIRGWYSGLLPSLAGISHVAIQFPAYEHLKAYLAKRNSKKINELRPGEVAIASSMSKVVASLMTYPHEVVRSRLQEQGRLRNPEIHYAGVIDCIKKIFLREGLPGFYRGCATNLLRTTPSAVITFTSYEMIHRFLQSAIPPAERRSKAQPKPDSNIDSQNSTAGNEAKSSVSDQSQNTSNQRTFIPLATPDKLTTRQ, from the exons ATGTCCAGCGCCGCCGGCGGCGGCGGCTACTGTCGGAGCTATAGAGAGATCATATGGGACGCCGGCGCCGGTGCCGCTGCAG GTGCAATAGCTGCCACATTTGTATGTCCATTGGATGTAATTAAAACAAgattgcaagtttatggattgcCTGAAATGGCTCGTTCTGGTCATAGAG GCAGTGTCATTATTACAAGCCTACAAAATATAGTACGAAATGAAGGTTTCCGGGGATTGTATCGGGGCCTTTCACCCACATTAGCCGCATTACTTCCAAATTGGGCA GTATACTTCTCTGTTTACGGACATCTCAAAAGCCTGTTGCATTCACATG TGGATAGCAGTGGTCAGTCAACAATTGCTGCAAATGTGATTGCTGCTTCTGGTGCTGGGGCTGCAACAGCTGTTGCAGCAAATCCCTTGTGGGTTGTTAAGACCCGACTCCAG aCACAGAGAATGAGGCAGGGTGTGGTTCCTTACCATGGCATATTATCTGCTTTGAGACGAATAGCACATGAAGAAGGAATTCGAGGATGGTACAG TGGCCTTCTTCCATCTTTAGCTGGGATAAGTCACGTGGCAATCCAATTTCCGGCATATGAACATTTGAAGGCCTACTTGGCAAAAAGGA ATAGCAAAAAAATCAATGAGCTGAGACCTGGGGAGGTTGCAATTGCCTCTTCAATGTCTAAAGTTGTTGCCTCTTTAATGACTTACCCACATGAG GTTGTGCGTTCCAGGCTGCAAGAGCAAGGCCGACTAAGGAACCCTGAGATCCATTATGCAGGTGTTATAGATTGCATTAAGAAGATTTTCCTTAGAGAGGGTCTTCCTGGGTTTTACCGTGGCTGTGCAACTAATCTTTTGAGAACAACTCCATCTGCGGTTATTACTTTTACATCTTATGAAATGATACATAGATTTTTGCAGAGTGCTATTCCTCCAGCAGAGAGGCGTTCAAAAGCACAACCTAAACCTGATAGCAATATTGATTCCCAGAATAGTACTGCAGGAAATGAAGCTAAGAGCAGTGTTTCAGATCAATCTCAAAATACATCTAACCAAAGAACTTTTATTCCTTTGGCAACTCCTGACAAGCTAACAACTAGACAGTGA